Proteins encoded in a region of the Chryseobacterium piperi genome:
- a CDS encoding RNA polymerase sigma factor, whose protein sequence is MEANKEQILVKRLLLKEEAAWKELFGAYSGSLSYVCSRYIIGKDDVHDVLQNSFINMFRSIDSFEYRGNGSLKAWITRIVVNESLKHIRQYSDFKLVTDDFDIADISDDEEEPDIEEIPQTVIMEMIRSLPEGYRTVFNLYVFENKSHKQIAGLLGIAENSSASQFHRAKAMLVQKIKEYKMLTKAQYE, encoded by the coding sequence ATGGAGGCAAATAAGGAGCAGATTTTAGTAAAACGTCTTCTGTTAAAAGAAGAAGCTGCCTGGAAGGAGCTTTTTGGAGCCTATTCCGGAAGTCTTTCCTATGTATGTTCCCGCTACATTATTGGTAAGGATGATGTTCATGATGTATTACAAAATAGTTTTATCAACATGTTTCGTTCCATAGATTCGTTTGAGTACCGCGGGAATGGCTCTCTTAAAGCCTGGATTACCAGGATTGTTGTCAATGAATCATTAAAACATATCAGACAGTATTCGGATTTTAAGCTGGTGACAGATGATTTTGATATTGCTGATATAAGTGATGATGAGGAAGAACCGGATATTGAAGAAATACCTCAAACGGTTATTATGGAAATGATTCGTTCGTTACCTGAAGGATATAGAACCGTTTTTAATCTCTATGTATTTGAAAATAAAAGTCATAAACAAATAGCAGGATTACTGGGGATAGCAGAAAACTCTTCTGCTTCACAATTTCACAGGGCTAAAGCAATGCTTGTTCAGAAAATTAAAGAATATAAAATGTTAACAAAGGCGCAATATGAGTAA